Part of the Acidobacteriota bacterium genome, CCCACCGGGTTAATTTTCCCCCTGTCGGCTCCGTGTTTGCAAAAACCCGCGGCCCCACCGGGGTCCGGGGCCCGCGGGGCCCCGCGGCGGCAAGAGTCGCCGAGGTCGGGGGTGAGGCCGCACGACATGTGCGTGCGGCCGAGGCGGGCGCCTCTAGCCCCCCTGGCCGAGCGCCCCTGAAACAAACGGCTAGCAGCGCTGGAAAAGCCGCAAGGCGGACTTTTTCAGCAGTCTGCTAGCGGGCGGCTCGTCGGAGGCCCCAGATCACGACCGTGCCGCTGATCTCGTGGGGGACGACGAGGAGCGCCTCCGGCGGAGCTTCGGCGGGGCTGGTGGCCGAGTCGGGGCCAGCTTGGGCGAGGGAGGTCCACGGAATGAAGGTCACGCCCTCCGGTGAGACGTCTTCAGCGGGCGAGGGGTGGTAGCCGTCGAAGACCGGTGCTGTCGGCTCGCTGACGTCGAAGACGGCGATGCCGCCGGCGCGCTCGAGGCCGACGAAGGCGTAGTGGCGCTCGCCGACTCGTCCGACCGCGATCCCCTCCGGTTCCGGTCCCTTGTTGTCGCTACGGTGATCGTGGGTGGCGCCGTGGATGGCGGTGACCGCCCGCTCGAGCTGATCTCCGCTATCCCAGAGGAGACTTCCTCGAGCGTCCCAAACGCTCATCGAGCGGGCGCCGAAGCTGAAGAGGCGGCGATAGGCGCCGGCGCCGTTCTGCTCGGCGTGGGCGCTCACCTGGAGGCGCCCGAGGTGCTTGCTCTTCTGCAGCTTGCCTCGCCGCCGGAAAACTTGCCGGTCGAGCTTCAGGTCACCCACTCGGCGCTCTTCGATTTTCCGGGCGTCACCTTCGTTGGCGCTCACCAGGAAGGTCTCGCCGGCGACCTCGAAGGCGGCGATGGCGTCCGGCTGGTAGAGGCCGGCAACGGGCCAAGGGCGAATCTCGACGCCGCCGTCGCGGTCGCTGGCGTCGAGGCCGGCGCCGGCCCGCGAGTGGTCCTTGCTACCGAGGTCGACCAAGGTCTCGACGCGCGGAGTCGCGAGATCGAGGATGGCGAAGGCGTTGTTCTCCTGCAGGGCGACCCAGGCCTTGCTGCCGGCGGCGTCGAAGGCGATGTACTCGGGCTCCAGGTCTTGGGAGACGGTGGCCTTGGGGCGGATCCGCAGTCCTGGCGGCACCTCCACCGCCCGCGGACCGCCGGCGTCGAAGTCCGTGAAGGTGAGGGTTGCGACGTGCTCTTGCCGCGGGGCGCCGACGGCGATGGTGATCAACGAAATGCTGCCCGGGGGATCCCGTCGGTAACCGTCGTCGGGCTCGCCTTCGTTGGCCACCAGCAGGCGCTTGCCGTCTGGGCTGAAGGCGACCATGTCCGGCAGGGCGCCGACGGTGACACTGCCGAGGTCCTGGCCGTCGCGGTCGAAGAAGGCCACCTTGCCATCGTCCTGGGGCGTCGGGGCGGCCACCGCCACTGCCACCAAGCCATCGTGGACGGCGACGCTGTTGGGTGCCCCCAGAGAACCGACATCGAGACGAAAGGCGAGACTTGGCCGGCGCGGATCGCTGAGGTCGAGGACGTCGATCTTGCGGGTCGCTCCGTTGACCACGAAGAGTCGCCGGGAGGCACCATCCCAGGCCGCGATCTCGGCGGCTTCCTTGCCGTCGCCGCCGTCATAGCGGCCGAGGAGCTCGAGCTCGAGAACGCCCTCGCCGGAGGCCGGAGGCTCTCCGCCGGCGAAGGGCGGAAGCAGCAGGAACAGGAGGACGGCGAGGCCGCCGGCGACGCTCTGCATCGGTAATCGGTTCGGCATGGCCCTATCCTGGCATGAGGCGCCGCCAGTGGTGGTGAATCGGAGGTGAAAGGTCGTCTTCCATCCCTCGCCGGTCACAGTAGGATCGTCGCCATGACGATGCTGCCGCCATCTTCACTTCGCGCCGGGAGGGGGCGATGACCCGTCTCGGGTTGCAGGACGTGTCGCTGGCCTTCGGAGCGGCGCCCTTGCTGGACAAGGTGCGCTTCTTCGTCGGGGCCGGCGAACGGGTCGGTCTGGTGGGGCGCAATGGCTGTGGCAAGTCGACGTTGCTGCGCCTACTCGGCGGCGACCTCGAGCCCGATGACGGTGAGGTGGTGCGGTCGGCGGAGTTACGGGTGGCGCGCCTCGCCCAGGAGGTGCCGCAGGAGCTCGCCGGCGAAATCGTCGAGGTGGTGGCTTCCGGCGCCGAGCACTGGCGTCGGTTGCTCGCCGAGCACGATCGACTGAGCCGCCAGCCGGGAGCGGACCTGGCGCGCCTCGAAGCGGTGCAGTCACAGCTCGACGGCAGCGGTGGCTGGGAGCTCGAGCGCCGGGTCGAGCGGGTGATGAGCCGTCTGCAACTGCCCCCCTCGGGCCGCTTCGAGACCCTCTCCGGTGGGCTCAAGCGCCGCGTCCTGCTGGCCCGGGCGCTGGTCGCCGATCCGGACGTTCTGCTGCTCGACGAGCCCACCAACCATTTCGACCTGCCGGCCATCGAGTGGCTCGAGGAGACTCTGCTGGCGGCCCCCGGAGCCCTGGTGTTCGTCACCCACGACCGGTCCTTCCTGCAGCGCCTGGCGACCCGTATCGTGGAGCTCGACCGCGGCGCGCTGTGGGATTACCCCGGCTCCTACCAGGCCTTTCTCGAAGCGCGCCGGCAGCGTCTCGAGGTCGAGGCCCGTCACGCCGCGCGCTTCGACAAGAAGCTGGCCCAGGAGGAGGTCTGGATTCGCCAGGGGCTGAAGGCTCGCCGGACCCGCAACGAGGGCCGGGTGCGGGCCCTCGAACGCTTGCGCGAAGAGCGCCGCGCGCGGCGCAGCGCCCTCGGCCGCGGTCGGCTGCGGGTCGACGAGGCGGAGCGCAGCGGCAAGGTGGTGTTCGAGGCCGACGACCTGGCCTTCCGCTGGCCGCAGAGTGAGCGGGATGCCTTTCATTCGCTGTCGACGGTGATCCTGCGCGGCGACAAGGTCGGAATCCTGGGTCCCAATGGCTCCGGCAAGAGCACTCTGTTGAAAGTCCTGCTCGGTGAGCTCGAAGCTACCGCCGGTCGCCTGCGCCACGGCACTCGCCTGGAGGTCGCCTACTTCGATCAGCATCGCGAGCAGCTCGATCCCGAGGCGAGTGTGGCGGACAACGTGGCCGAGGGCAACGACAAGGTGGTGGTCGGCGGGAGGACCCGCCACATCATCAGCTACCTGGCCGATTTCCTGTTCGCCCCGGAGCAGGTCCGGGGACCGGTCAAAGCCCTTTCCGGAGGCGAGCGCAACCGCCTGCTGCTGGCCCGCCTGTTCACCCGTCCGGCCAACCTCCTGGTGCTCGACGAGCCGACCAACGACCTCGATGTCGAGACCCTGGAGCTGCTCGAAGGACTGCTCCTGTCCTTCGCCGGAACGGTGTTGGTGGTGAGCCACGATCGCGCCTTTCTGGACAACGTCGTGACCAGCACCCTGGTGATGGAAAGCGATGGCGGAGTGCGCGAGTACGCCGGCGGCTACAGCGACTGGTTGGTCCAGCGCCCCGACCCGAAGACGGAGGCGCCCCCGGCCGCGACTCCTCCTCCGCCGCGCAAGCCCACCGGCGGCCGCCGCAAGCTCAGCAACCGCGAGCGCGAGGATCTGGCCCAGGCGCCGGAGCGCATCGAGGCCCTCGAGGCGGATCGCGACGCCATCCACGGGGAGCTCAACGATCCCGCCACCTACGGCGCCGACTCCGGCGGGCGTGTCGCCGAGCTGCAGGATCGACTGCGCGCCATCGAAACCGATCTCGAGCGCTGGTACGAGCGCTGGTCCGAGCTCGAAGAGCTTTCCTGAGAGCGACCTGCGAGCGCGCCCCCGGACACCGTCGGCTCGCTGCTCGAGGCGGTGGAATGGCCTGAGATGTAAGAGCTTAGTTACTTCCTCTCGAGGATGAAGGGGGAGGCAAACAGCCGCCCGGTCGGATACGCTTGCGGGCCGAGGCGCAAGCCTCCCTCCGAGAAAAGAGAACGATGGCAGAGTGGACCCAGTTCGCGATTCTTTGCGGCCAGCTCTTTGTGACCGTTGCGGCCACGCTGGCCTTCTTCCGCCTGCGCCGGCATTTCGGCCTCGTGCCGCTGGCCGTGTTCGTCGGCTCCAATCAGTACCTGCAGACCCTGCTGTCTTCGACCCACTATCTGCAATTCGGCGAGGACTTCCTGGTCTCCCCCGGTTCGGTGGTGCTGTTCCCGGCGGGATTGGTGGCCTTGCTCTTGATCTACCACCACGACGGGGTGGAGAAGGCCCGCGGCCTGATCATCGGCGTCTTGTTGGCGAATCTCTCGCTGACCGTCTTCTCCTGGTTCACCCAGGCGCAGATTCGTCTCGGCGGAGTCGCCAATCTGCTCGGAGTGCCACCGGAGCTGTTCGAGGTCGACGCCCGCGTATTCCTGGCCGGGTCGTCGGCGCTCGCCGCCGACGCCGTGCTGATCGTCGTTCTCTACGAGGTCGTGACCACCCGCTGGAAGTCCTTCCCGGTGGCTTTGCGCATGCCGGCGGCGCTCAGCCTGGTGCTGCTCTTCGATGCTGTCGTGTTCTCTTCCCTGGCCTTCCTGGGCAAGCCCGAGTTCGGTCAGATCCTGCTCACCCAGGTGCTTTCGAAGCTGATCTCCGCCGGCGTCTACGGCCTGCTGCTGGTGACCTACCTGCGCTGGTCGTCGAGCGCGCCGGGAGATTTGGGGCAGGGGGTCGGCACCGGCGCCTTCGCCATCCTCACCTATCGCGAGCGCTTCGAGCTCCTGCGCAGCCATCAGCAGGCCCAGGAGCAGGCCTTCGAGCGCGAGCGTGCGCAGTCACGGGCTGCCCTCGACGCCGCCGAAGCGCGCTATCGCTGGCTCTTCCGCACCATGACCGATGGTCTGCTGGTGCTCGACGACCGCGACCGCATCGTCGATCTCAATCCCGCCTTCGTCGCGCTCTGCGGCCGCTCGGCGGAAGATCTCATCGGCCGCTCACCGACCCGTTTCGGGCTCTTCGCCCAGCAGGATCCCTGGCGCACCGAGGGTGTCCCGGTGGAGACCGGGCTGCGGCGCCCCGGCGGTGAGTCCGTCGAGGTCGAGCTGCGCAGCAACCCGCTGCCCGCCGAAGGCGGCGGCGGGACGGTGATCTCGGTGCACGACATCACCGCCCGCAAGGCCGCCGAGGCGGAGCTCCTCGCCTCCCGCGACACCCTGCGCCAGACGGTGGAGCAGAGGACCCGCGAGCTGGTGGAGAAGAACCGCGCCCTGCAGCAGCGAGAGGCGCGCTTCCGGCTGCTCTTCGAGGAAAGCCTGGGGCTGATCTGCACCTACGACCTCGATGGCCGATTGACTTCCGTCAACCCGGCCGCCGCCGACCTCCTGGGCTACGACCGCACCGAGCTCCTCGGCGAGAGCGTGCTCAAGTTCATTCCGGAGCAGTTCCGCAACGAAGGCGCCGACGACCTGGCGTCGCTGCGCGCCCAGAGCGGCCATAGCGGGGTGGTGACCTTCGTTGCCCGGGACGGCTCCTGGCGGGCCTTGATCTTTCGCTCGCGGCTGATCAACGACGGCGTCAATCCGCCCTTCGTCCTCGGCCACGGTCAGGACGTCACCGCCCTCAAGAAGACCGAGGCCAAGCTGCGCGACAGCGAGCATCGCTACCGCGATCTCTTCGAGAGCAGTCACGACCTGATCCAGGCGGTCGATGCGGAGGGCCGCTTTCTGCTCGTCAACGGCGCCTGGCGTCGCCTCCTGGGCTATGACGAGGGAGATCTCGAAGGTCTGCGGGCCCTCGATGTCGTCCATCCCGACCGGCGAGATGCCTTCCAGGCGGTGCTCGATTCGCTGATGGCCGGCGAGGCCGCCGGCCTGGTGGAGACCGAGCTGCTCACCCGAGAAGGAGTTCCGATGCTGGTGGAGGGCACCTTGAGCTGCGCCTTCGAGCGCGGTCGGCCGTCGTCCGTGCGGGCGATCTTCCGCGACATCACCGAGCGTCGGGCCGTCGAGCGTCTGAAGGACGACTTCTTGTCCACCGTCAGCCACGAGCTGCGCACTCCGGTGACTTCGATCTTCGGCTCCCTCAAGCTGCTCGCGGCGGGCAAGGCCGGTGCTGTGCCGCCGGCCATGGGGCGCTACCTCGACGTCGCGTCGCGCAATGCCCAGCGGCTGGTTTGGTTGATCGACGACATTCTCGACTTTCAGAAGATCCGCTCCGACCTCTTGGAGGTGCGACCGGTTTATGTGAAAGTCACGGATCTGGTCGAGCAGGCGTTAGAAGACAATCGGGGTTTTGCGACCGAGCACGGCATCCGCCTGACCCTCGGGGAGTCGGCGCCGGAAGCGGCGGTCCGGGTCGACCGCGATTGGTTTCTCCAGCTCTTGGCCAACTTGATCTCGAACGCCGTCAAACATTCGCCCCAAGGGGAACAGGTGATCGTGGCGACCAGCGCTTCGGCGCGCCAGGTGGAGGTTTCCGTTCGGGATCACGGTCCCGGGATCCCGGCCGAGGCGCGGGAGACCATCTTCCGTCCCTTCTCGCAGCTACAGCAGGAGAAAGAAGCCCGCAAGTCCGGGACCGGTCTCGGTTTGAGCATCGCCCGCGCCGTCGCGGAGCGATTCGACGGCACCCTGACCTTCGCCAGCGATCTCGGGGCCGGAACCACTTTTCGGGTGACCCTGCCGGTGGCTTCGGCGAGCTTCGCCGGGGATGGCGGCGAGGGCTGAGATGGCGACCGTTCTCGCCATCGACGACGATCCCGACATCCTGGTGGTCATCGCCGGCGCTCTGGAGAGTGCCGGCCATGTGGTGGTCACCGAGACGGTGGCGCAGGACGTCGTGACGATGAGTCTCGATCACGGCGTCGACGTGGTCGTTCTCGACGTCAACATGCCCGACTTCTCCGGCTTCGATGCCCTGGCGGCGCTGCGCGACGATGCCCGCACCGGAGGCCTGCCGGTGCTCTTCCTCTCGGCCCTCGGCGACAGTCACCACCGCATTCGCGGCCTGCGGCGCGGCGCCGACGACTATCTCGGCAAGCCCTTCGAGCCGGAAGAGCTGGTGCTGCGAGTGGAGAAGCTGCAGACCAAGATGCTGCGCGCCGGCAGTATCGACTCGACCCCCGCCCAGAGCCTCCGGGAAGCCCTGCTCCATGGCGACCTGACCACCGGTCAGGTCTTCTTGGGCCGCTACCAGGTGCTGGAGAAGGTCGGCAAAGGGGCGACCGGCGTCGTCTTGCGCGGCTGGGATGCCCGTCTGCGCCGGCCGGTGGCCCTCAAGGTCTTCCTGCGCACCGGACCCCTCGAAGGCGTTGCCGAGCT contains:
- a CDS encoding choice-of-anchor I family protein, whose protein sequence is MPNRLPMQSVAGGLAVLLFLLLPPFAGGEPPASGEGVLELELLGRYDGGDGKEAAEIAAWDGASRRLFVVNGATRKIDVLDLSDPRRPSLAFRLDVGSLGAPNSVAVHDGLVAVAVAAPTPQDDGKVAFFDRDGQDLGSVTVGALPDMVAFSPDGKRLLVANEGEPDDGYRRDPPGSISLITIAVGAPRQEHVATLTFTDFDAGGPRAVEVPPGLRIRPKATVSQDLEPEYIAFDAAGSKAWVALQENNAFAILDLATPRVETLVDLGSKDHSRAGAGLDASDRDGGVEIRPWPVAGLYQPDAIAAFEVAGETFLVSANEGDARKIEERRVGDLKLDRQVFRRRGKLQKSKHLGRLQVSAHAEQNGAGAYRRLFSFGARSMSVWDARGSLLWDSGDQLERAVTAIHGATHDHRSDNKGPEPEGIAVGRVGERHYAFVGLERAGGIAVFDVSEPTAPVFDGYHPSPAEDVSPEGVTFIPWTSLAQAGPDSATSPAEAPPEALLVVPHEISGTVVIWGLRRAAR
- a CDS encoding PAS domain S-box protein, which gives rise to MAEWTQFAILCGQLFVTVAATLAFFRLRRHFGLVPLAVFVGSNQYLQTLLSSTHYLQFGEDFLVSPGSVVLFPAGLVALLLIYHHDGVEKARGLIIGVLLANLSLTVFSWFTQAQIRLGGVANLLGVPPELFEVDARVFLAGSSALAADAVLIVVLYEVVTTRWKSFPVALRMPAALSLVLLFDAVVFSSLAFLGKPEFGQILLTQVLSKLISAGVYGLLLVTYLRWSSSAPGDLGQGVGTGAFAILTYRERFELLRSHQQAQEQAFERERAQSRAALDAAEARYRWLFRTMTDGLLVLDDRDRIVDLNPAFVALCGRSAEDLIGRSPTRFGLFAQQDPWRTEGVPVETGLRRPGGESVEVELRSNPLPAEGGGGTVISVHDITARKAAEAELLASRDTLRQTVEQRTRELVEKNRALQQREARFRLLFEESLGLICTYDLDGRLTSVNPAAADLLGYDRTELLGESVLKFIPEQFRNEGADDLASLRAQSGHSGVVTFVARDGSWRALIFRSRLINDGVNPPFVLGHGQDVTALKKTEAKLRDSEHRYRDLFESSHDLIQAVDAEGRFLLVNGAWRRLLGYDEGDLEGLRALDVVHPDRRDAFQAVLDSLMAGEAAGLVETELLTREGVPMLVEGTLSCAFERGRPSSVRAIFRDITERRAVERLKDDFLSTVSHELRTPVTSIFGSLKLLAAGKAGAVPPAMGRYLDVASRNAQRLVWLIDDILDFQKIRSDLLEVRPVYVKVTDLVEQALEDNRGFATEHGIRLTLGESAPEAAVRVDRDWFLQLLANLISNAVKHSPQGEQVIVATSASARQVEVSVRDHGPGIPAEARETIFRPFSQLQQEKEARKSGTGLGLSIARAVAERFDGTLTFASDLGAGTTFRVTLPVASASFAGDGGEG
- a CDS encoding ATP-binding cassette domain-containing protein, whose product is MTRLGLQDVSLAFGAAPLLDKVRFFVGAGERVGLVGRNGCGKSTLLRLLGGDLEPDDGEVVRSAELRVARLAQEVPQELAGEIVEVVASGAEHWRRLLAEHDRLSRQPGADLARLEAVQSQLDGSGGWELERRVERVMSRLQLPPSGRFETLSGGLKRRVLLARALVADPDVLLLDEPTNHFDLPAIEWLEETLLAAPGALVFVTHDRSFLQRLATRIVELDRGALWDYPGSYQAFLEARRQRLEVEARHAARFDKKLAQEEVWIRQGLKARRTRNEGRVRALERLREERRARRSALGRGRLRVDEAERSGKVVFEADDLAFRWPQSERDAFHSLSTVILRGDKVGILGPNGSGKSTLLKVLLGELEATAGRLRHGTRLEVAYFDQHREQLDPEASVADNVAEGNDKVVVGGRTRHIISYLADFLFAPEQVRGPVKALSGGERNRLLLARLFTRPANLLVLDEPTNDLDVETLELLEGLLLSFAGTVLVVSHDRAFLDNVVTSTLVMESDGGVREYAGGYSDWLVQRPDPKTEAPPAATPPPPRKPTGGRRKLSNREREDLAQAPERIEALEADRDAIHGELNDPATYGADSGGRVAELQDRLRAIETDLERWYERWSELEELS